The following proteins come from a genomic window of Timaviella obliquedivisa GSE-PSE-MK23-08B:
- a CDS encoding DUF4258 domain-containing protein → MSFYISRHAAEEQERRGIPREALETVLNNPQQIVENRDGKKAYQSQIEFENGKVYLVRAIISDNTNPAIVITVYRTRQITRYWRDP, encoded by the coding sequence ATGAGCTTTTACATTTCACGCCATGCAGCGGAAGAACAAGAACGTCGAGGCATTCCGCGTGAAGCTTTAGAAACCGTCCTCAACAACCCACAGCAGATCGTTGAGAATCGAGACGGAAAAAAAGCCTATCAATCACAGATTGAATTTGAGAATGGCAAAGTCTACTTAGTCCGGGCAATTATTTCAGACAATACGAACCCTGCAATTGTGATTACAGTCTATCGAACTCGTCAAATTACTCGATATTGGAGAGACCCATGA
- a CDS encoding UPF0175 family protein — MELQISISDSIVQALRLPEQRIEQELRRELAIALYAQDILSFGKARELAEMDKYEFGQLLSSRGVRRHYGFAELDDDLSYARSE; from the coding sequence ATGGAACTTCAAATCTCGATCTCTGACTCTATTGTTCAAGCTCTTCGCCTACCTGAGCAGCGGATTGAGCAGGAATTGCGTCGGGAATTAGCCATTGCTCTTTATGCACAAGACATCCTCTCCTTTGGTAAAGCGCGAGAACTCGCTGAGATGGACAAATACGAATTTGGGCAGTTGCTCTCTAGTCGTGGAGTGAGGCGGCATTATGGTTTTGCAGAATTAGATGACGATTTAAGCTATGCCCGTAGTGAGTAA
- a CDS encoding Gfo/Idh/MocA family oxidoreductase, translating into MLPLQVGLVGSGYVAKLRADCVQADDRAQIAYVSGHHPEKVEAFSQTYGARSVAAWQDLVEKPELDLVIITAVNRDHGAIAHAALQAGKHVVVEYPLSVEVAEAEALLQLAKAQGKMLHVEHIELLSGIHRAVKATLPAIATPLYVRYNSLAPQSPAPLKWTYQPDLFGFPFIGALSRISRLTNLFGQVATVSGQSRFWDGAEGFYRTCICTAQLRFASGLIADLVYGKGETIWKADRTLEIRGDAGAIVIEGEQGTLIQADQATPIDMGSRRGLFVQDTTMVLDHLTTDAPLYVTPEESLYALRVADAVRRASETGEAIAV; encoded by the coding sequence ATGCTTCCCCTCCAAGTGGGTTTGGTCGGTTCGGGTTATGTGGCAAAGCTGAGGGCAGATTGTGTGCAAGCTGACGATCGCGCTCAAATTGCCTATGTGAGCGGGCACCATCCTGAAAAAGTTGAAGCCTTTAGCCAAACCTACGGCGCTCGAAGCGTGGCGGCTTGGCAAGATTTGGTGGAAAAACCAGAGCTAGATTTGGTGATCATTACTGCTGTTAATCGTGATCATGGGGCGATCGCCCATGCTGCCCTTCAAGCCGGAAAGCATGTGGTTGTTGAGTATCCGCTTTCCGTGGAAGTTGCAGAAGCTGAGGCGCTGCTTCAATTGGCAAAGGCTCAAGGCAAAATGCTCCACGTCGAACATATTGAACTGTTGAGCGGCATTCATCGGGCAGTCAAGGCGACTTTACCCGCGATCGCCACTCCACTCTACGTTCGCTACAACAGCCTTGCCCCCCAAAGTCCTGCCCCTTTGAAGTGGACTTATCAGCCCGATTTGTTTGGATTTCCCTTCATTGGCGCACTGTCTCGCATTAGTCGCTTGACAAACCTGTTTGGGCAGGTCGCAACGGTTAGCGGACAATCCCGGTTTTGGGATGGAGCAGAGGGCTTTTATCGCACCTGCATTTGCACGGCGCAACTTAGGTTTGCCAGCGGCTTAATTGCCGACCTGGTGTACGGTAAAGGCGAAACCATTTGGAAAGCCGATCGCACCCTAGAGATCCGAGGGGATGCGGGGGCGATCGTCATTGAGGGCGAGCAGGGCACGTTGATCCAAGCCGACCAAGCTACGCCTATCGACATGGGCAGCCGTCGCGGGCTATTCGTTCAAGATACGACGATGGTGCTAGATCATCTGACGACGGACGCACCGCTGTATGTGACTCCAGAGGAGAGTTTGTACGCGCTCAGAGTGGCAGATGCAGTGCGCCGCGCTTCGGAAACGGGAGAGGCGATCGCGGTTTAG
- a CDS encoding PIN domain-containing protein, with protein MILCDAGVLLCLVDRTQPQHSVYRMTVTGLAKPLVTTWSCLTEAMYLSLHRGEWVMQKQSGQLLLDKLLLICEMQEDDYARLLELMEKYCDRPMDLADATLVLAAEKTGYRQILTLDSDFFFYRIGDRDTFEVIQNQ; from the coding sequence GTGATTCTCTGCGATGCTGGAGTTTTACTTTGCCTAGTCGATCGCACTCAACCTCAGCACAGCGTTTATCGAATGACCGTTACAGGTTTGGCAAAACCTCTGGTTACAACTTGGTCATGTCTAACAGAAGCCATGTATCTCTCACTCCATCGTGGGGAGTGGGTGATGCAAAAACAATCAGGTCAGCTACTCCTAGACAAATTGCTGCTCATTTGCGAAATGCAAGAAGATGACTATGCCCGTTTACTGGAACTGATGGAGAAATATTGCGATCGCCCAATGGATTTAGCAGATGCAACTTTGGTTCTAGCGGCTGAAAAGACTGGCTACCGACAAATTCTTACGCTTGACTCAGACTTCTTTTTCTATCGCATTGGCGATCGGGATACTTTTGAGGTAATTCAAAATCAGTAA
- a CDS encoding type II toxin-antitoxin system HicA family toxin: MGRLAGFKYRQIVKRLKQLGFEFDRQAAGSHEIWYNPDSNRYTTIPNHPGDIPEGTL, encoded by the coding sequence ATGGGACGTTTGGCAGGTTTCAAGTATCGGCAAATTGTTAAGCGTCTAAAGCAACTAGGTTTCGAGTTCGATCGCCAAGCGGCGGGAAGTCATGAGATTTGGTACAACCCAGATTCTAATCGCTACACTACAATCCCTAATCATCCGGGTGATATACCAGAAGGGACGCTCTGA
- a CDS encoding tetratricopeptide repeat protein, translating into MTMANDDGDAAQNPAKRQQIDGSGKGYQIDARTIGHVGDVYNAAPLPKGAIADEQPPPVEYWQKRKPEQTALLAMVADRGVRVVGITGAGGFGKSALAARMFRAGKQFGRRLGLSQVLWVNFQSAPLFARVARNLCDRLGERVADTASEADLASALLNALGQQRVVVVFDNLETVQRSVDWQPYEAFFKQWVAANSRSTIVYTSQERLAIEHQRHQWLEPLDRLTTGQGVALLRARGILGEEGALQAFVELASGQPLLINLAAGWLLNRAQYDREVPEVGRLQALVETDDVNLFRTIVYEHRGDLQASLGKVFDQSVQALTPKLQQLLRWVSVYRPEFAFDETAAQAMLPEETVSETDLRGLARCSLLLEDKPEGVWRFQFQPLLRRFVQLGATDLQSAQERAVAYFMPQRGLLQTGDRLQERAAVFAYVQAFHHWCDLGRYGVAFASIWFETESQADCDEFLKHRGHNDLRREMLERLWEEWQPEEEERTLYGKALLTLGQVWYLLDRRTDALELYQQTLLPLMQVIGDRLGEANTLQAIGDVLQFLKQSREAVERYDEALGIYRQVGARLGEANTLQAIGDVLQFLKQSREAVERYDEALGIYRQVGARLGEANTLKAIGDVQTDPKLAMEQFLQPALQIYQTIEDVYSQARILTVSIAPTYLKLKHAYQAKLSYEQALNFWSQIGYEPGIQHCQNALRNINQAPQYESAPVAPPLHDDPPALPDWYEKSLPTAPRPVARRATRRHFPWWGWFLVGVAIVVAIAWWLKG; encoded by the coding sequence ATGACTATGGCAAATGATGATGGAGATGCAGCCCAGAATCCGGCTAAACGTCAGCAGATTGATGGCAGTGGTAAGGGCTATCAAATTGATGCCAGGACGATTGGGCACGTAGGAGATGTTTACAATGCGGCACCCCTGCCTAAAGGAGCGATCGCCGATGAGCAGCCGCCACCCGTAGAGTATTGGCAGAAGCGCAAGCCAGAGCAGACGGCACTGCTGGCAATGGTGGCAGACCGAGGAGTGCGGGTGGTGGGTATTACGGGAGCCGGAGGCTTTGGCAAGTCGGCGTTGGCGGCGCGGATGTTTCGGGCGGGTAAACAGTTTGGACGACGGCTAGGACTGAGCCAAGTTCTATGGGTCAATTTTCAGTCGGCACCGCTGTTTGCTAGGGTGGCGCGGAATTTGTGCGATCGCCTGGGTGAGCGTGTGGCAGATACGGCATCGGAGGCAGATTTAGCCAGTGCTTTGCTCAATGCTTTGGGGCAACAGCGGGTAGTTGTCGTGTTTGATAATTTGGAAACGGTGCAGCGATCGGTAGATTGGCAGCCTTATGAGGCGTTTTTTAAGCAATGGGTAGCGGCAAACAGTCGTAGCACCATTGTTTACACGAGCCAGGAGCGGTTAGCGATCGAACACCAGAGGCATCAATGGCTAGAGCCGTTGGATCGGTTGACAACAGGGCAGGGGGTGGCGCTGCTGAGGGCGCGGGGCATTTTGGGAGAAGAGGGCGCGCTGCAAGCCTTTGTTGAACTTGCCAGTGGGCAGCCGCTGTTGATCAATCTGGCAGCGGGTTGGTTGCTGAATCGGGCGCAATATGACCGCGAGGTGCCTGAAGTAGGAAGGTTACAAGCCCTGGTAGAAACCGATGATGTTAACCTATTTCGCACGATTGTTTACGAGCATCGAGGAGATTTGCAAGCCAGTTTAGGCAAGGTGTTTGACCAGAGTGTGCAGGCGCTGACTCCCAAGCTACAACAATTATTGCGTTGGGTAAGCGTATACCGTCCAGAGTTTGCGTTTGATGAGACAGCGGCGCAGGCGATGCTGCCAGAAGAAACGGTGAGCGAGACAGATTTGCGCGGGTTGGCGCGGTGTTCGTTGTTGCTTGAAGATAAGCCCGAAGGAGTTTGGCGATTTCAGTTTCAACCATTGTTGCGGCGCTTTGTGCAGCTAGGCGCAACTGATTTGCAATCTGCCCAAGAGCGGGCGGTGGCTTATTTTATGCCGCAGCGGGGGCTGTTGCAGACAGGAGACCGATTACAGGAACGGGCGGCAGTGTTTGCCTATGTGCAAGCGTTCCATCATTGGTGTGATTTGGGGCGGTATGGGGTGGCGTTTGCCAGTATTTGGTTTGAAACGGAGAGCCAAGCCGACTGCGATGAGTTTTTGAAACATCGGGGGCATAATGATCTGCGGCGAGAAATGTTGGAGCGGTTGTGGGAGGAGTGGCAACCGGAGGAAGAAGAGCGAACACTGTATGGTAAGGCTTTACTAACTTTGGGGCAGGTTTGGTATTTGCTTGATAGACGAACTGACGCATTAGAGCTTTATCAACAAACGCTGTTGCCGTTGATGCAAGTAATTGGCGATCGGCTGGGCGAGGCGAATACGTTACAAGCGATCGGCGATGTGCTGCAATTTCTTAAGCAAAGTCGTGAAGCGGTGGAGCGCTATGACGAGGCGTTGGGGATTTATCGGCAAGTCGGCGCACGGCTGGGCGAGGCGAATACGTTACAAGCGATCGGCGATGTGCTGCAATTTCTTAAGCAAAGTCGTGAAGCGGTGGAGCGCTATGACGAGGCGTTGGGGATTTATCGGCAAGTCGGCGCACGGCTGGGCGAGGCGAATACGTTAAAAGCGATCGGCGATGTGCAAACTGATCCAAAGTTAGCGATGGAGCAATTTTTGCAGCCTGCCCTTCAGATTTATCAAACCATTGAGGATGTTTATAGCCAAGCCAGAATCCTCACTGTCTCGATCGCCCCTACCTATCTCAAACTCAAACACGCCTATCAAGCCAAACTCAGCTACGAACAAGCCCTCAACTTTTGGAGCCAAATTGGCTACGAACCCGGCATTCAGCACTGCCAAAACGCCTTACGCAATATCAACCAAGCACCCCAATATGAATCTGCTCCTGTTGCGCCACCCCTGCACGACGATCCACCTGCACTGCCTGACTGGTATGAAAAGTCTTTACCCACTGCGCCCCGTCCTGTGGCTCGTCGTGCTACTCGTCGTCACTTTCCCTGGTGGGGTTGGTTCTTGGTGGGAGTGGCGATCGTGGTGGCGATCGCGTGGTGGTTGAAGGGATGA
- a CDS encoding group 1 truncated hemoglobin has translation MSTLYDKLGGAASVDLAVEKFYEKVLADERVQHFFAHTDMQRQKQHQKGFMTYAFGGTQHWQGRTIRDAHKELVAEMGLTDRHFDAIAENLVAALAEIEVPQALIDEVVQIIGSTTYRNDVLNR, from the coding sequence ATGAGTACACTCTATGACAAGCTTGGCGGCGCAGCATCTGTTGATTTAGCTGTTGAAAAGTTTTATGAAAAGGTTTTGGCGGATGAGCGGGTTCAGCACTTTTTTGCGCATACAGATATGCAGCGACAGAAGCAGCATCAAAAAGGATTTATGACCTATGCGTTCGGCGGTACCCAGCATTGGCAGGGTCGGACTATAAGAGACGCGCATAAAGAATTAGTGGCTGAGATGGGCTTAACCGATCGCCATTTTGACGCGATCGCCGAGAATTTGGTCGCGGCACTGGCTGAGATAGAAGTTCCTCAAGCCTTAATTGATGAGGTCGTGCAAATTATAGGCTCGACTACGTATCGGAACGATGTTTTAAATCGCTAA
- a CDS encoding DUF2283 domain-containing protein has protein sequence MKVIYDAETDVLRIMLSDERIEESNEDQSGIILDYDETGNVVGIEVLSASKRVTNPRSLEHTVVG, from the coding sequence ATGAAGGTTATTTATGATGCTGAAACAGATGTGTTGCGAATTATGCTGAGTGATGAACGGATTGAAGAAAGCAATGAAGACCAGTCCGGCATCATCTTAGACTATGACGAAACTGGCAATGTAGTCGGGATAGAAGTCCTGAGCGCTTCTAAGCGAGTGACCAATCCGCGATCGCTGGAACATACTGTCGTGGGGTAA
- a CDS encoding type II toxin-antitoxin system RelE/ParE family toxin codes for MTEPTPIDIELTIEFQRKIRILAKKYRRIRIDLQEVLQKLQAGEFVGDQLQDVGSTILKARVKNSDAQRGKSGGYRLIYWLQSPATVVLLDIYSKSEQENIEVDEIQRILMNHKEN; via the coding sequence TTGACTGAGCCTACGCCAATTGACATTGAACTCACGATCGAATTTCAACGAAAAATTCGCATTCTTGCTAAAAAATACCGTCGGATTCGCATTGATCTTCAAGAAGTGTTGCAAAAGTTGCAAGCAGGTGAGTTTGTGGGCGATCAACTACAAGACGTGGGCAGCACTATCTTAAAAGCACGAGTCAAAAATAGCGATGCTCAAAGAGGAAAAAGCGGTGGCTATCGACTGATTTATTGGCTGCAATCTCCCGCCACGGTAGTTCTACTCGACATTTACTCAAAGTCTGAGCAAGAAAATATTGAAGTTGACGAAATCCAGCGAATTTTGATGAACCACAAAGAAAATTAG
- a CDS encoding DUF3368 domain-containing protein, producing MPVVSNTSPILNLAIVDQLELLRRQFGEILIPSSVLEELRSDEERPGSQVIREAISSGLIQIQEVNNEPLAQLLKQTLDRGEAEAIALAIELNADWTLLDEREGRKVAKSLGLSVTGILGILLRAKQVGELESLQPVIDDLINKAGFRIAPRLLAQILAQ from the coding sequence ATGCCCGTAGTGAGTAATACGTCACCAATTCTCAACTTGGCGATTGTGGATCAGCTTGAACTCCTACGTCGGCAGTTTGGCGAAATTTTAATTCCAAGTTCGGTACTGGAGGAATTGAGATCTGATGAAGAACGACCCGGCTCTCAAGTAATTCGTGAAGCAATTTCATCTGGATTGATTCAAATTCAAGAGGTGAACAATGAACCTCTTGCCCAACTGCTGAAGCAAACACTGGATCGAGGGGAAGCTGAGGCAATTGCCCTTGCCATTGAACTCAATGCAGATTGGACGCTTCTAGATGAACGTGAAGGTAGGAAAGTTGCCAAATCTTTAGGGTTGAGCGTAACAGGAATTTTGGGGATTTTACTTCGAGCTAAACAGGTAGGTGAACTCGAATCATTACAGCCTGTTATTGACGACTTGATAAATAAAGCTGGATTTCGGATTGCACCGAGATTATTGGCTCAAATCCTAGCACAATAG